The proteins below are encoded in one region of Pseudomonas putida S13.1.2:
- the tadA gene encoding tRNA adenosine(34) deaminase TadA yields MRPQIIDRSRDQEFMHLALALAAEGAALGEVPVGAVLVQHGQVIGQGFNRPIIDSDPSAHAEMVAIRAAARSASNYRLPGSTLYVTLEPCSMCAGLIVHSRVMRVVFGALEPKAGIVQSQGQFFGQGFLNHRVMVEGGVLAQECGQILSDFFKARRAKA; encoded by the coding sequence ATGCGTCCGCAGATCATCGATCGCAGCCGTGATCAGGAATTCATGCACCTGGCGCTGGCGCTGGCGGCCGAGGGCGCGGCCCTGGGCGAAGTGCCGGTGGGGGCGGTGCTGGTGCAGCATGGGCAGGTGATCGGCCAGGGGTTCAACCGGCCGATCATCGACAGCGACCCTAGTGCGCATGCCGAGATGGTGGCGATCAGGGCTGCAGCCAGGTCGGCCAGCAACTACCGGCTGCCCGGCAGCACCCTGTATGTGACCCTGGAGCCGTGCAGCATGTGTGCGGGGCTGATCGTGCATTCGCGGGTGATGCGCGTGGTATTTGGTGCGCTCGAGCCCAAGGCAGGCATTGTGCAGAGCCAGGGGCAGTTCTTCGGCCAGGGGTTCCTCAACCACAGGGTGATGGTGGAGGGCGGGGTGTTGGCGCAGGAGTGCGGGCAGATCCTCAGCGACTTCTTCAAGGCCCGCCGGGCCAAGGCTTGA
- a CDS encoding multicopper oxidase family protein, producing the protein MSFTRRQMLKGLTGLVVVGLGAGGAARYWLGKVEDDNAGHDYELIAAPLDVELVPGFKTEAWAFGPSAPGTELRVRQGTWLRVRFINHLPVETTIHWHGIRLPLEMDGVPYVSQLPVKPGEYFDYKFRVPDAGSYWYHPHVSSSEELGRGLVGPLIVEEREPTGFQHERTLSLKNWHVDEQGAWLPFSIPREAARNGTAGRLITINGQAGSVTELPAGQVVRVRLLNLDNTWTYRLNLKGNCEAKIYALDGNPVTPRPLEDEYWLGPGMRICLAIRIPQAGEEISLRDGFVRLGTLRSVPSNDAAGDWPPALPPNPIAEPDLENAEKLNFNFEWAASVSVTPNPDKPSSMWQINGQAWDITDKTCADRPIATLKKGKSYIFELKNMTQYQHPIHLHGMSFKVIASNRHDIKEPWFTDTYLLGKNERAQVALVADNPGTWMFHCHVIDHMETGLMAAIAVV; encoded by the coding sequence ATGTCCTTCACCCGTCGACAAATGCTCAAGGGCCTCACCGGCCTGGTTGTGGTTGGCCTGGGCGCCGGTGGCGCGGCGCGTTACTGGCTGGGCAAGGTCGAAGACGACAACGCCGGGCATGACTACGAGCTGATCGCCGCGCCCTTGGACGTCGAGCTGGTGCCGGGCTTCAAGACCGAGGCCTGGGCGTTCGGCCCATCGGCCCCAGGCACCGAGTTGCGTGTGCGCCAGGGTACCTGGCTGCGGGTTCGCTTTATCAACCACCTGCCGGTGGAAACCACCATCCACTGGCATGGCATTCGCCTGCCGCTGGAAATGGACGGCGTGCCCTATGTGTCGCAACTGCCGGTAAAACCGGGCGAGTACTTCGACTACAAGTTCCGCGTGCCGGACGCCGGCAGCTACTGGTACCACCCGCATGTCAGCAGTTCCGAAGAGCTGGGGCGCGGCCTGGTCGGCCCGTTGATCGTCGAAGAGCGCGAGCCTACAGGGTTCCAGCACGAGCGCACGTTGAGCCTGAAGAACTGGCATGTGGACGAGCAGGGGGCCTGGCTGCCTTTCAGCATCCCTCGCGAGGCGGCGCGCAACGGCACCGCCGGGCGCTTGATCACCATCAATGGCCAGGCCGGCTCGGTTACCGAGCTGCCGGCCGGCCAGGTGGTGCGGGTGCGCCTGCTGAACCTGGACAACACCTGGACCTATCGCCTGAACCTCAAGGGCAACTGCGAGGCGAAAATCTATGCCCTGGACGGCAACCCGGTGACCCCGCGCCCCTTGGAAGACGAGTACTGGCTTGGCCCGGGCATGCGCATCTGTCTGGCCATACGTATTCCCCAAGCGGGTGAGGAGATCTCCCTGCGCGACGGTTTCGTGCGCCTGGGTACATTGCGTTCAGTGCCCAGTAACGACGCGGCGGGTGACTGGCCGCCAGCGCTGCCGCCCAACCCGATCGCCGAGCCGGACCTGGAGAATGCCGAAAAGCTCAACTTCAATTTCGAGTGGGCGGCCAGCGTCTCTGTCACCCCCAACCCGGACAAACCCTCGAGCATGTGGCAGATCAACGGACAGGCCTGGGATATCACCGACAAGACCTGCGCCGACCGCCCCATCGCCACGTTAAAAAAGGGCAAGAGCTACATCTTCGAGCTCAAGAACATGACCCAGTACCAGCACCCCATCCACCTGCACGGCATGAGCTTCAAGGTGATCGCCTCCAACCGTCACGACATCAAGGAACCGTGGTTCACCGACACCTACCTGCTGGGCAAGAACGAGCGCGCCCAGGTAGCGCTGGTGGCGGATAACCCGGGTACCTGGATGTTCCATTGCCACGTCATCGACCACATGGAAACCGGCCTGATGGCCGCGATCGCGGTGGTCTGA
- the guaA gene encoding glutamine-hydrolyzing GMP synthase: MALDIHAHRILILDFGSQYTQLIARRVREIGVYCELHPFDMDDEAIREFNPRGIILAGGPESVHEANSPRAPQAVFDLNVPVLGICYGMQTMAEQMGGKVEGSELREFGYARVDVVGKSRLLDGIEDHVDADGVLGLDVWMSHGDKVTQMPGNFHVLASTPSCPIAGMFDDTRGYYGVQFHPEVTHTKQGGRILSRFVQDICGCEALWTASNIVEDAIAQVRAQVGSANVLLGLSGGVDSSVVAALLHRAIGDQLTCVFVDNGLLRLHEGDQVMAMFKENMGVKVIRADAEKQFLDNLEGEADPEKKRKIIGRTFIDIFDAEASKLDNIQFLAQGTIYPDVIESAGAKSGKAHVIKSHHNVGGLPEEMNLKLVEPLRELFKDEVRKIGLELGLPYDMVYRHPFPGPGLGVRILGEVKKEYADILRRADHIFIEELRKADWYHKTSQAFVVFQPVKSVGVVGDGRRYAWVVALRAVETVDFMTARWAHLPYELLETVSGRIINEIEGISRVTYDVSSKPPATIEWE, from the coding sequence ATGGCCCTCGACATTCACGCTCACCGCATCCTGATCCTCGATTTCGGTTCCCAGTACACCCAGCTGATTGCCCGCCGCGTGCGCGAAATCGGCGTGTACTGCGAACTGCACCCGTTCGACATGGACGATGAAGCGATCCGCGAATTCAACCCGCGCGGCATCATCCTCGCTGGCGGCCCCGAGTCGGTCCACGAAGCCAACAGCCCGCGCGCCCCGCAGGCCGTGTTCGACCTGAACGTACCGGTGCTGGGCATCTGCTACGGCATGCAGACCATGGCCGAACAGATGGGCGGCAAGGTCGAAGGCTCCGAGCTGCGTGAGTTCGGTTATGCCCGCGTAGACGTGGTCGGCAAGAGCCGCCTGCTCGACGGCATCGAAGACCACGTTGACGCCGACGGCGTGCTGGGCCTGGATGTGTGGATGAGCCACGGTGACAAGGTCACCCAGATGCCGGGCAACTTCCATGTACTGGCCAGCACCCCGAGCTGCCCGATCGCCGGCATGTTCGACGATACGCGCGGCTACTATGGCGTGCAGTTCCACCCGGAAGTGACCCACACCAAGCAGGGTGGTCGCATCCTGTCCCGCTTCGTGCAGGACATCTGCGGCTGTGAGGCCCTGTGGACCGCCTCCAACATCGTTGAAGACGCCATCGCCCAGGTGCGTGCGCAAGTCGGTTCGGCCAACGTCCTGCTGGGCCTGTCTGGCGGCGTTGACAGCTCGGTGGTTGCCGCACTGCTGCACCGCGCCATCGGCGACCAGCTGACGTGCGTATTCGTCGACAACGGCCTGCTGCGCCTGCACGAAGGCGACCAGGTGATGGCCATGTTCAAAGAGAACATGGGCGTCAAGGTGATCCGCGCCGACGCTGAAAAGCAGTTCCTCGACAACCTGGAAGGCGAAGCCGACCCGGAGAAGAAGCGCAAGATCATCGGCCGCACCTTCATCGACATCTTCGATGCCGAAGCCAGCAAGCTGGATAACATCCAGTTCCTTGCCCAAGGCACCATCTACCCGGACGTGATCGAGTCGGCTGGCGCCAAGAGCGGCAAGGCCCACGTGATCAAGTCGCACCACAACGTGGGTGGCCTGCCGGAGGAAATGAACCTCAAGCTGGTCGAGCCGCTGCGTGAACTGTTCAAGGACGAAGTGCGCAAGATCGGCCTGGAACTGGGCCTGCCGTACGACATGGTCTACCGCCACCCGTTCCCGGGCCCGGGCCTGGGCGTGCGCATCCTGGGTGAAGTGAAGAAGGAATACGCCGACATCCTGCGTCGCGCCGACCACATCTTCATCGAAGAACTGCGCAAGGCCGACTGGTACCACAAGACCAGCCAGGCGTTCGTGGTGTTCCAGCCGGTCAAGTCGGTGGGTGTTGTTGGCGACGGCCGTCGCTACGCTTGGGTTGTTGCCCTGCGTGCCGTCGAGACCGTGGACTTCATGACCGCGCGTTGGGCACACCTGCCATACGAGCTGCTGGAAACCGTCAGCGGCCGTATCATCAACGAAATCGAAGGCATCTCGCGCGTTACCTACGACGTGTCGAGCAAGCCGCCGGCCACCATCGAGTGGGAATAA
- the guaB gene encoding IMP dehydrogenase → MLRISQEALTFDDILLVPGYSEVLPNEVSLKTRLTRGIELNIPLVSAAMDTVTEARLAIAMAQEGGIGIIHKNMTIEQQAGEVRKVKKFEAGVVKDPITIEADATVRDLFDLTRLNNISGVPVLANGDLVGIVTSRDVRFETRLDAKVRDVMTPKERLVTVREGADKNEVRELLHKHRLEKVLIVDDKFNLKGMMTVKDIEKAKAYPLASKDDQGRLRVGAAVGTGKDTGERVAALVAAGVDVVVVDTAHGHSKGVIDRVRWVKETYPQVQVIGGNIATGAAAKALAEAGADAVKVGIGPGSICTTRIVAGVGVPQISAIANVAAALEGTGVPLIADGGIRFSGDLSKAIVAGASCVMMGSMFAGTEEAPGEVELFQGRSYKAYRGMGSLGAMAQAQGSSDRYFQDSSAGAEKLVPEGIEGRVPYKGALAAIIHQLMGGLRSSMGYTGSATIEEMRTKPEFVRITGAGMAESHVHDVQITKEAPNYRVG, encoded by the coding sequence ATGCTGCGTATCAGCCAAGAAGCCCTGACCTTCGACGATATCCTCCTTGTACCTGGCTACTCCGAGGTACTGCCCAATGAAGTCAGTCTCAAGACCCGTTTGACCCGTGGCATCGAGCTGAACATTCCGCTGGTTTCCGCCGCCATGGATACCGTGACCGAAGCACGTCTGGCCATTGCCATGGCCCAGGAAGGCGGCATCGGCATCATCCACAAGAACATGACCATCGAACAGCAGGCCGGCGAAGTGCGCAAGGTCAAGAAGTTCGAGGCTGGCGTGGTCAAGGACCCGATCACCATCGAAGCCGACGCCACCGTGCGTGACCTGTTCGACCTGACCCGCCTGAACAACATCTCTGGTGTTCCGGTGCTGGCGAACGGCGACCTGGTCGGTATCGTCACCTCCCGTGACGTACGCTTCGAAACCCGCCTGGACGCCAAGGTCCGCGACGTGATGACCCCCAAAGAGCGTCTGGTCACCGTCCGCGAAGGCGCCGACAAGAACGAAGTCCGCGAGCTGCTGCACAAGCACCGCCTGGAAAAAGTCCTGATCGTCGACGACAAGTTCAACCTCAAGGGCATGATGACCGTCAAGGACATCGAAAAAGCCAAGGCCTACCCGCTGGCCAGCAAGGACGACCAAGGTCGCCTGCGCGTTGGCGCTGCGGTCGGCACCGGCAAGGACACCGGCGAGCGCGTTGCCGCCCTGGTTGCCGCTGGCGTTGACGTGGTGGTTGTCGACACTGCCCACGGTCACTCCAAAGGCGTGATCGACCGCGTTCGCTGGGTAAAGGAAACCTACCCGCAAGTGCAGGTGATCGGCGGCAACATCGCCACCGGCGCCGCAGCCAAGGCTTTGGCCGAAGCTGGTGCTGACGCCGTCAAGGTCGGTATCGGCCCGGGCTCCATCTGCACCACCCGTATCGTTGCCGGTGTCGGCGTGCCGCAAATCAGCGCCATCGCCAACGTCGCCGCCGCACTGGAAGGCACTGGCGTGCCACTGATCGCCGACGGCGGTATCCGCTTCTCCGGTGACCTGTCCAAGGCCATCGTTGCCGGTGCGTCCTGCGTGATGATGGGTTCGATGTTCGCCGGTACCGAAGAGGCCCCGGGTGAAGTCGAACTGTTCCAGGGCCGTTCCTACAAGGCCTACCGCGGCATGGGCTCGCTGGGTGCCATGGCACAGGCGCAAGGCTCGTCCGACCGTTACTTCCAGGACTCCTCGGCTGGCGCCGAGAAGCTTGTTCCTGAGGGTATCGAAGGCCGTGTGCCTTACAAGGGCGCCCTGGCCGCGATCATCCACCAGCTGATGGGCGGCCTGCGTTCGTCCATGGGCTACACCGGCAGCGCAACCATCGAAGAGATGCGCACCAAGCCGGAATTTGTACGCATCACCGGTGCCGGCATGGCCGAGTCCCACGTGCATGACGTGCAGATCACCAAAGAAGCCCCTAACTACCGCGTAGGCTGA
- a CDS encoding sulfite exporter TauE/SafE family protein: protein MLAQLSFSGLDWLPILLGVGVAYIVFGIAGFGTALVAGPVLIHFMPLSRIIPLLVLLDFVAAFGNLLPSRRDVVRSELLRLLPFMALGCTLGVVFLLQLKSDLLLLLMGVFVTAYALYGLAVKVRPASLSGLWAVPMGTAGGLFGALFGSGGFLYALYLSARLEVKEQVRATQSALISCSTVVRLTLFLIAGVYADQSLLLLAACLLPVMFVGLWVGRRLTNRLSREAFVRLVTWLVLASGLALIGRYLSA from the coding sequence ATGCTCGCCCAACTGTCGTTTTCCGGCCTCGACTGGCTGCCCATCCTGCTGGGTGTCGGTGTTGCCTACATCGTTTTCGGCATTGCCGGTTTCGGTACCGCGCTGGTGGCCGGGCCGGTACTGATACATTTCATGCCGTTGTCGCGCATCATCCCGCTACTGGTGCTGCTGGACTTCGTTGCCGCATTCGGCAACCTGCTGCCGTCGCGCCGGGATGTGGTGCGCAGCGAGTTGCTGCGGCTGTTGCCGTTCATGGCCCTGGGCTGCACGTTGGGCGTGGTGTTCCTGCTGCAACTGAAGTCCGACCTTTTGCTGCTGTTGATGGGGGTGTTCGTGACCGCCTATGCGTTGTACGGGCTGGCAGTGAAAGTGCGGCCGGCCAGCCTGTCGGGCTTGTGGGCCGTGCCGATGGGTACGGCAGGCGGGTTGTTCGGGGCTTTGTTCGGCAGCGGCGGGTTTCTTTACGCCCTTTACCTGAGCGCACGGCTGGAAGTGAAGGAACAGGTACGCGCCACCCAGAGCGCACTGATCAGTTGCAGCACGGTCGTACGCCTGACGCTGTTCCTGATCGCCGGTGTGTATGCCGACCAAAGCCTGCTGCTGCTCGCCGCCTGCTTGCTGCCAGTCATGTTCGTCGGCCTCTGGGTAGGGCGCCGGCTGACCAACCGGCTGTCGCGTGAAGCCTTTGTTCGCCTGGTCACCTGGCTGGTGCTGGCCAGCGGCCTGGCGTTGATCGGTCGCTACCTGAGCGCCTGA
- a CDS encoding LysR substrate-binding domain-containing protein — protein sequence MTSIRQLRYFVAIAECGSFSAAAERLYIAQSALSRQIRELEQQLGTPLFERTARLPRLTLAGQAFLERSRRLLADLAQAERVTRDIGEGLQGSLRLNHSSTVPLTGTLLARLGNYLKDNPGVSLEIAQQSSEAQLEDIAAGRLDIGLLRLPVLRQHEGVVLHDLFSEPLLLAVAAGHPLASTPRVKLEQLREERFISIPHRDRGGLSYLSASLCMEAGFFPQAAQVLSRKTTQLQLIQAGFGVALLPQCMREIAPVSVSFVALEGDCQSTVALACRRDAGQMVRQFVATMQG from the coding sequence ATGACGTCGATCCGCCAGTTGCGTTACTTCGTGGCAATCGCCGAGTGCGGCAGTTTCAGCGCTGCCGCCGAACGGCTGTACATCGCTCAGTCGGCGCTTAGCCGGCAGATCAGGGAGCTGGAGCAACAACTGGGGACGCCGCTGTTCGAGCGCACCGCGCGCCTGCCACGCCTGACACTGGCCGGCCAGGCCTTTCTTGAACGGTCGCGGCGCTTGCTGGCCGACCTGGCACAGGCCGAGCGGGTAACCCGCGACATTGGCGAGGGGCTGCAAGGCAGTCTGCGCCTGAACCATTCCAGTACCGTGCCACTGACCGGCACGCTGCTGGCTCGCCTGGGCAACTACCTGAAAGACAACCCGGGGGTTTCGCTGGAAATTGCGCAACAGTCTTCGGAGGCACAGCTGGAAGATATTGCTGCCGGGCGGCTGGATATCGGCCTGCTGCGCTTGCCGGTGCTGCGCCAGCATGAAGGTGTGGTGCTGCATGACCTGTTCAGCGAGCCCTTGTTGCTGGCGGTTGCTGCCGGGCACCCTTTAGCCAGCACGCCGCGGGTGAAACTGGAGCAGTTGAGGGAAGAACGCTTTATTTCCATCCCCCACCGGGACCGTGGCGGGCTGAGTTACCTGTCGGCTTCGCTGTGCATGGAAGCAGGCTTTTTCCCGCAAGCAGCGCAGGTGCTGTCGCGCAAGACCACGCAGTTGCAGCTGATTCAGGCGGGGTTCGGGGTAGCGCTGTTGCCGCAGTGCATGCGCGAGATTGCGCCGGTATCTGTCAGCTTCGTGGCGCTGGAGGGTGATTGCCAGAGCACAGTGGCACTGGCCTGTCGTCGCGATGCGGGGCAGATGGTGCGGCAGTTCGTGGCGACGATGCAGGGCTGA
- the xseA gene encoding exodeoxyribonuclease VII large subunit has product MIKDPFERLGLDREVLTVSQLNGRARVLLEDVFRSVWVEGEISNLARPASGHMYFTLKDSGAQVRCALFRQNATRVRQALRDGLAVRVRGKVSLFEGRGDYQLILDTVEPAGDGALRLAFEALKEKLSAEGLFSTERKKPLPAHPQRIGIISSPTGAVIRDIISVFGRRAPQVELNLIPTAVQGREAIAQIVRAIRLADSLGFDALILARGGGSLEDLWCFNEEAVARAVAACVTPIVSAVGHETDVSISDFVADVRAPTPSAAAELLAPDNSGLQQRLDGLQRRLLLRMQNRLAHDRLRLESLTRRLRHPGERLRQQAQRLDDLDMRLRRAFMLSLNQRRERLARMDTRLAAQHPGRNLKLLSQRLDSLAERLPRAMREVLKDRRQRFQAQLQTLQVVSPLATLARGYSILLDDQGQAIRSAEQTCNGQRLTARLNEGELQVRVEDNHLTPVTLSLLD; this is encoded by the coding sequence ATGATCAAAGACCCCTTCGAACGACTCGGCCTGGACCGTGAGGTCCTTACCGTCAGCCAACTCAATGGCCGCGCGCGCGTGCTGCTGGAAGACGTGTTCCGCAGCGTCTGGGTGGAAGGCGAAATTTCCAACCTCGCCCGTCCGGCGTCCGGCCACATGTACTTCACCCTCAAGGACAGCGGCGCCCAGGTGCGCTGTGCGCTGTTCCGGCAGAACGCCACGCGGGTGCGCCAGGCCCTGCGCGACGGCCTGGCTGTGCGGGTACGCGGCAAGGTTTCGCTGTTTGAAGGGCGTGGCGATTACCAGCTGATTCTCGACACCGTCGAGCCGGCCGGCGACGGCGCACTGCGCCTGGCCTTCGAGGCGCTGAAGGAAAAGCTCAGTGCCGAGGGGCTGTTCAGCACCGAACGCAAAAAACCGCTACCGGCCCACCCTCAGCGTATCGGCATCATCAGCTCGCCTACCGGCGCTGTAATCCGCGACATCATCAGCGTGTTCGGCCGCCGCGCCCCACAGGTGGAACTGAACCTGATTCCCACGGCGGTACAGGGCCGCGAAGCCATCGCGCAGATCGTGCGCGCCATTCGCCTGGCCGACAGCCTTGGTTTCGATGCGCTGATCCTGGCCCGTGGTGGTGGTTCGCTGGAAGACCTGTGGTGCTTCAACGAAGAAGCTGTGGCCCGTGCCGTGGCCGCCTGCGTTACCCCTATCGTCAGCGCCGTGGGCCATGAAACCGATGTGTCGATCAGCGACTTCGTCGCCGACGTACGCGCCCCCACGCCGTCTGCCGCCGCCGAGTTGCTGGCCCCCGACAACAGTGGCTTGCAGCAACGCCTGGACGGCCTGCAACGGCGCCTGCTGCTGCGCATGCAGAACCGCCTGGCCCATGACCGGCTGCGCCTGGAGTCACTGACCCGGCGCCTGCGCCACCCGGGCGAACGCCTGCGCCAGCAGGCCCAGCGCCTGGACGACCTGGACATGCGCCTGCGCCGCGCCTTCATGCTCAGCCTCAACCAGCGCCGCGAGCGCCTGGCACGCATGGACACCCGCCTGGCCGCGCAGCACCCGGGGCGCAACCTGAAGTTGCTGAGCCAGCGCCTCGACAGCCTGGCCGAGCGCCTGCCACGGGCCATGCGCGAGGTGTTGAAAGACCGTCGCCAACGCTTCCAGGCCCAGCTGCAAACCCTGCAAGTGGTCAGCCCCCTGGCTACCCTCGCCCGCGGCTACAGCATCTTGCTGGACGACCAGGGCCAGGCCATTCGCAGCGCCGAACAGACCTGCAATGGCCAGCGCCTGACCGCGCGCCTGAACGAAGGCGAACTGCAGGTGCGGGTCGAAGACAACCACCTGACCCCGGTCACCCTCTCATTACTGGACTGA
- a CDS encoding M23 family metallopeptidase, which yields MPRLLAPLLALSLVLLAGGAQASYITRTLNKPVPGGVAVVDLGPAASAPSARFDGKPVLVVKEQDNWLAIVGIPLTQKPGTAVLSQDGRTLPFSVGSKKYPEQRITLKNTRQVNPNPADLKRIDRELAEQIKAYRSFSPTLPSNLILDKPVNGPLSSKFGVRRFFNGEERNPHAGLDFAVPAGTPIKTPANGKVILVGDYFFNGRTVFVDHGQGFISMFCHMSKIDVQVGQSLRRGEVVGRVGSTGRATGPHMHWNVSLNDARVDPAIFIGAFQP from the coding sequence ATGCCCCGCCTGCTCGCGCCCCTGCTCGCCCTCTCCCTCGTGCTGCTCGCCGGCGGCGCCCAGGCCAGCTATATCACCCGCACACTGAACAAGCCGGTGCCTGGTGGCGTGGCGGTGGTTGACCTGGGCCCCGCCGCCAGCGCGCCCAGCGCCCGTTTCGACGGCAAGCCAGTGCTGGTGGTGAAGGAGCAAGACAACTGGCTGGCCATCGTCGGCATCCCGCTGACCCAGAAGCCCGGTACAGCCGTGCTGAGCCAGGACGGCCGCACCCTGCCCTTCAGCGTCGGGAGCAAGAAGTACCCTGAACAGCGCATCACCCTGAAGAACACTCGCCAGGTGAACCCGAACCCGGCCGACCTCAAGCGCATCGACCGCGAACTGGCCGAGCAGATCAAGGCCTACCGTAGCTTCAGCCCTACCCTGCCGAGCAACCTGATCCTCGACAAGCCGGTCAACGGCCCGTTGTCGAGCAAATTCGGCGTGCGCCGCTTCTTCAACGGTGAGGAGCGCAACCCGCATGCCGGGCTGGACTTCGCGGTGCCGGCGGGCACACCGATCAAGACACCGGCCAATGGCAAGGTGATTCTGGTGGGGGACTACTTCTTCAACGGCCGCACGGTGTTCGTCGACCATGGGCAGGGCTTTATCAGCATGTTCTGCCACATGTCGAAGATCGATGTGCAGGTGGGGCAATCACTGCGCCGTGGCGAGGTGGTCGGGCGCGTGGGCTCGACCGGGCGGGCAACCGGGCCGCACATGCACTGGAACGTCAGCCTGAACGATGCGCGAGTGGACCCGGCCATTTTCATTGGTGCGTTTCAACCCTGA
- the leuA gene encoding 2-isopropylmalate synthase: MSMLKDPSKKYRAFPTIDLPDRTWPSKAITAAPIWCSSDLRDGNQSLIEPMDSEKKLRFWKTLVQVGVKEIEASFPSASQTDFDFVRTLIEDGHIPDDTTIQVLTQAREDLIARTFESLRGAKKAIVHLYNATSPSFRRIVFNQDKQGVKDIAVNAAKLFVKYAAQQPETQWTFQYSPETFSATEMEFAKEVCDAVIEVWNPTPEHKIILNLPATVEVSTPNIYADQIEWFCRNVSRRDSVIISLHCHNDRGTGIAATELGLMAGADRAEGCLFGNGERTGNVDLVTLALNLYTQGIDPLLDFSDIDGVRKVVEECNQLPVHPRHPYVGDLVHTAFSGSHQDAIRKGFAKQQEGERWEVPYLPIDPADIGRSYEAVIRVNSQSGKGGITYLLEQEYGISLPRRMQIEFSQVVQGETDRLGLEMTAQQIYSLLHKEYLQANAPYALVSHRLQEENGHSAVEVEVAGEGETTLHWRGKGNGALEALVAGLPISVEIMDYNEHAIGAGTNAKAAAYIELRVAGGRPVHGVGIDENITTASFKALFSALNRSLSQQDAKAA, from the coding sequence ATGTCCATGCTCAAAGACCCTTCGAAGAAATACCGCGCCTTCCCGACCATCGACCTGCCTGACCGTACCTGGCCGTCGAAAGCCATCACCGCCGCGCCGATCTGGTGCAGCTCCGACCTGCGTGATGGCAACCAGTCGCTGATCGAGCCGATGGATTCGGAGAAGAAACTGCGCTTCTGGAAGACCCTGGTGCAGGTAGGCGTGAAGGAAATCGAAGCATCGTTCCCGTCTGCCTCGCAGACCGATTTCGACTTCGTGCGTACCCTGATCGAAGACGGCCACATCCCTGACGACACCACCATCCAGGTGCTCACCCAGGCCCGTGAAGACCTGATCGCCCGCACCTTCGAGTCGCTGCGCGGTGCAAAAAAGGCCATCGTCCACCTGTACAACGCCACCAGCCCGTCGTTCCGACGCATTGTCTTCAACCAGGACAAGCAGGGCGTGAAGGACATCGCGGTAAACGCGGCCAAGCTGTTCGTCAAGTACGCTGCCCAGCAGCCGGAAACCCAGTGGACCTTCCAGTACTCGCCAGAAACCTTCAGCGCCACTGAAATGGAGTTCGCCAAGGAAGTCTGCGACGCAGTCATCGAAGTGTGGAACCCGACGCCTGAGCACAAGATCATCCTCAACCTGCCGGCCACCGTGGAAGTGTCCACGCCAAACATCTACGCCGACCAGATCGAGTGGTTCTGCCGCAACGTCAGCCGCCGCGACAGCGTGATCATCAGCCTGCATTGCCACAACGACCGTGGCACTGGCATCGCCGCCACCGAGCTGGGCCTGATGGCCGGTGCCGACCGCGCCGAAGGCTGCCTGTTCGGCAACGGCGAGCGGACCGGTAACGTCGACCTGGTGACCCTGGCACTGAACCTCTACACCCAAGGCATCGACCCGTTGCTGGACTTCTCCGACATCGACGGCGTGCGCAAGGTGGTCGAAGAGTGCAACCAGCTGCCGGTGCACCCACGCCACCCGTACGTGGGCGACCTGGTCCACACCGCGTTCTCTGGCTCGCACCAGGACGCCATCCGCAAGGGCTTCGCCAAGCAACAGGAAGGCGAACGGTGGGAAGTGCCGTACCTGCCGATCGACCCGGCCGACATCGGCCGCAGCTACGAGGCGGTGATCCGCGTCAACAGCCAGTCGGGTAAAGGCGGCATCACCTACCTGCTCGAGCAGGAATACGGCATCAGCCTGCCACGCCGCATGCAGATTGAGTTCAGCCAGGTGGTGCAGGGTGAAACCGACCGCCTGGGCCTGGAAATGACCGCCCAGCAGATCTACAGCCTGCTGCACAAGGAATACCTCCAGGCCAACGCACCGTACGCCCTGGTCAGCCACCGCCTGCAGGAAGAAAACGGCCACAGCGCCGTGGAAGTGGAAGTTGCCGGTGAAGGCGAAACCACCCTGCACTGGCGCGGCAAGGGCAATGGCGCCCTGGAAGCCCTGGTAGCCGGCCTGCCGATCTCGGTGGAAATCATGGACTACAACGAGCACGCCATTGGCGCAGGTACCAATGCCAAGGCCGCGGCTTACATTGAACTGCGTGTGGCCGGTGGCCGCCCGGTGCATGGCGTGGGCATCGATGAAAACATCACCACGGCCAGCTTCAAGGCACTGTTCAGTGCATTGAACCGCTCGCTGAGCCAGCAGGATGCCAAGGCAGCCTGA